From Laspinema palackyanum D2c:
TGTCACCGGGTTGTAAAATAAATCCATCTTGGGCTAAGGCGATCGCACCAGCCATCACTTGAGCGCGATCAAGCTTACCATACCGAGTTAAGGCGCGATCGAGTCCCTTCACTGTACCCGGAACCGCAACCGCCAAATATCCCCTCCGACTCAATCCCTCCACGACTTCCCCGGTTTCATCCAGATACATCTCAGGGGTCGCCGCCAGGGGTGCCGTTTCCCGAAAATCTAGGAACACCTCTTCCCCATTCGCCTGACGAATTAGCATAAATCCACCCCCACCCAAGTTGCCACAACAAGGATGAGTAACGGCTAAAGCATACCCCACCGCTACCGCAGCATCCACAGCAGTTCCCCCCGCTTTCAGGATTTCTAACCCCACTTGAGAGGATTCCCTAGAGGCGGTGACAACCATGCCATTCTTTGCCGCCACCCCTTCGGTGATGGGAACATTGGCGAGGTGACTCTTGCTGGAAAGTTGAGCATTTACAAACTTCAACCCTTGAGACAGGGGTGGAAACGGACGATCCAGGTTTCTAAAAATCGCCATCTCCACTACAATCGATAAGGGAATGGCGATCGCCGATGCCACCATCAAGCGCAACAGTCCAGTTTTCAGGGGTGGGGGAACCCGACGCATAAATTCTCGACCCGTTTAAACAGTGAATCTATCTAGTTTAAATCATTCAGGTCTTCGCCAGATTAAAACAGTCCCTCCATTCGGATGCTTCCCATCCCTGAATCCACACCCGTCGGAACCCTCTGCCTCTGATTCCAATCCTCTGGAATCAGTAGGGACTAGAAACCGTGGCAATTCCTTCACTTCTCCCTTGCCGGTCATCTTCCATACAGCGTCAGGGGAATTCTGAAATCCTTCTTTAGATAGATAGCCGTTTCAAGCCTTTGACCGAAAATTGATATAACAAATGTTACATCAACTGAAAAAATATGGGGTCTTCCTCCAGAATCACCCCAGGGGCTAACAAAACGTTGCCCCTGAAGCAACCCCAAGTTGGACATCTGATTCGGGAACTGCGACAGCTTGCGGGATTAACCCAAGAACAGTTTGCATTGAGGTTGGGGGTGGCTTATGCGACAATCAATCGCTGGGAAAATGCTCGCGTCCAGCCATCTTCTTTAGCCTTGCAGCAGATTCGAGCAGTGATTGACGAACTCGGGGATTCCCCATCACCCAAGCTCCGAGAGGGGAGTCGGGACCTGCTGTTGAGCTATTTAGGAATAGAGGATTAGAGCTTCGTACCCAAGGAAAGCAAAGTAATGGAAGTGGAGGATAATTATTTGACAGTCGGTGGCAAGATGGGTCTGCTGATGGGAAAAATAGACTGGACGGGAACCCCCCTCGGTGCGATGGAAAGTTGGCCGGGGAGTTTGCGGAATGCGGTCAATTTGAGCTTGACTTCTCCCGTGGCGATCGCCATTTTGTGGGGACCGGATTGGGTCCAATTTTATAATGATGCTTACCATCAGCTACTCCAAGAAACTCCGCAGTTGCAATTATTCGGTCAGCCTGTGCGGGACTGTTGGATGAGCCATTTTCCGGCAATGGCAAGAGCAGTCGCCTCGGTATTTGCCACGGGACAAGCTCAAGAGTTAGAAAATCAATGCTTTGAGTGCGATCGCTGCAATTGTGCTGAGGAAGTAACAATTACCCTCTCTTCTAGTCCGATTTTCGATGAACAAGGGGAAGTTGCTGGGATTTTTAATATCATCACCCCCACCCTTGAGACGCCGAAAACTCTGCACCCGGAGCCAGAACCGATAGAGTTGATGGTTTCATCCGGGCGGAGTCCAGAACCATCCCCAGAGGGTGAGCAATCGTTGAGAATTCTGCCGTTTGAGGAATCGGTGCAATCAGCAACCCACCGGATCTCGAATGTTTTAGAAGGCATTCCCGATGGATTTATCGCCTTGGATGGGAATTGGCGGTTTACTTATGTCAATTCCGAAGCTCTCAGGCTGTTGCAGCGATCGTCCGATGAGTTATTAGGCAAAGCTTTTGGTGAGGAACTCAGTACCGAAGGGAGTCACTTGGAGTGGTTGAATGCTCCAGTGTTACAGCGATCGCAACTCCAGAGAATTCGGGTAACGGAGGAATATTTTTTATCCGAATCGAATCAGTGGTTAGAGCTCTCGGCGTTTCCCTTAAATGAGGGAATCGGGATTTATATTCGAGATATCAGCGATCGCAAGCGGACCCAACAGCGCCAATCGGCTCAATATGCGATCGCCCAGGTGTTAGCTGAAGCCAGCACTTGGGTTGATGCCGTTCCCGCTATTTTACAAGCCTTGTGCGAAAGTTTAGGGTGGCAAGTGGGGACGATTTGGATGCTCAATCCCCAGGATAATCGTCTGCACTCCTTCCAAACTTGGCATTCCCCCGGTTTAGAAGAACTCCAGGAGTTTTTGGACCTCACCGCACAAATTAGCTTTGCGCCCGGGGTCGGACTACCCGGACGAATTTGGGAGAACCGTCAACCGGCGTGGATATCAGATTTAGAACTAGATGGGAACTTTCCCCGAGCAGCAGCAGCCATCAAAGCGGGACTGCGGACTGCCTGTGGATTTCCGATTCTGTTGGGAGATAAACTCTTAGCCGAAATCGAATGCTTTAGCGATCGCCTCCAACCCTTGGACCCGGATTTGCTGGACTTAATGGTAGCCATTGGCTCTCAAATTGCCCAATTTATTGAACGCAAACGCACGGAAGATGCCTTGCGCGAGAGTCAAGAATTATTTTCTCACTTCATGAGCCATAGCCCCTTTGCTGCCTTTATCAAGGATGCTACCGGACAGATAATTTATGTCAATGGGCCATTAGAGCGATGGTTGCAGCGTCCGAATGCAGAAATTCTCGGCAAAACTGATTTTGAATTATTTCCCGTTGAGGTGGCGAGGAATTTGCAAATTAACGATCTCCAGGTGCTAGAGCAAGATATACCCATTCAATTTTTAGAAACAATTGAACGAGAAGACGAGGAAACCTGTTATTATATGTCCTACAAATTTCCCTTCTGGGATAGCACAGGACAACAGTTTCTCGCGGGGGTATGCCTCGATATTAGCGATCGCATTCGGGCAGAAGCCGCCCGGGAAGAAAATGAACGGCGGTTATCCCTCGCACTCAGTGCCGCCAATGCCGGAATCTGGGAATGGGACCTCACGACCGATCGCTGGTTCTGGTCCGATGAAAATTATCGCTTGTTAGGCTATGAACCGGGCGATTGTGAAACCACCTATCAAAACTGGTTGCAAGCGGTGCATCCGGACGATCGCCAAACCGTTGAGGCATCGGTACAAACCACCCTGAATAGTCCCAGTAACTTTAACTTAGAATATCGAGTCTTGCTACCCAACGGGTCCGTGCGCTGGTTGAGCAATATTGGAGAGACTCTATTAGATGAGAACGGTCAAATTAAGGGAATGAGCGGCATCCAAATCGATATTACCGATCGCAAGGGAACCGAGGAAGCCTTAAGAACCAGCGCTCAACGGTTGAGCCTTGCTTTAGAAGCGGCAAAAATGGGAGATTGCCGGTGGGAAATGTCCAGCGATCGCATGACCTTTTCCCCAAAAGCAGCAGAAATCCTGGGGATTGTCCCCGAAGCAGATCTCACCTGGGCCGAAATCCAGGAAATGTTACCCGAGGAAGATCGCAATCAGGTACAGCAGGCGATGGAACGAGCCATTCGCGATCGCCAGGACTATGACATTGAATATCGCATCCGACGTCCCGACGGCAGGCAACGGTGGGTAGCGGTGAAAGGGCTGGCTGAATATGATGCCAATGGACAAGTGCTGGGAATCTTAGGGGTGATGCAGGACATTAGCGATCGCAAGCAAGAAGAAGTAGAAAAGCAAGAACTGCTTGATCGCGTCAGCATGAAGCGAAAACTGCTCAATGCCATCTTAGAACAATTACCCGCTGGGGTGGTTGTCGCCGAAGCTCCCTCGGGAAAAATTCTCTTGTTTAACGAGCAAATTAAACAAATTTCCCGAATTCCAGACTTAATCCCTGTGGACGACCTGAATCACCCGAGCCTATATGAGGCATTTTATCCCGATGGACGGGCTTATCAACGCCAGGACTGGCCGTTATACCGTTCCGTCTATAGCGGGGAAGTGGTGAGAAACGAAGAAATCCATTTTAGTCGGGGAGATGGTACAAGGGGGATTATTCTGGTCAATTCCGCCCCAGTATATGATGAAAATGGCACTATCAGAGCTGGAGTGGTCACCTTTTCTGATATTACCGATCGCTATTTGGCCCAAGAAGCCATCCGCCAAACCGAAGGCGTATATCGGGCGATCGGGGAAAGCCTAGATTATGGGATCTGGATTTGCGATCGCCAGGGACATCACCTGTATGCAAGCGATTCATTTTTGCGTCTAGTCGGCATGACCCTGGAAGAATGGAAGGGTTTAGGTTGGGTACAGGTGTTGGAACCGGAAGCAGCCCAACAGACCCTCGCTGACTGGACTGCGGGAGCAACAACAGGGGAGTTGTGGGACCGGGAACAACTCGTGCGTGGGGTCGATGGCAACTGGCATCCGATTCTGGTTCGAGGCGTACCTGTGCGAAATCAAGCCGGAGAAATTATCTGTTGGGCGGGGATTAATTTAGATATTAGCCGTCTCAAACAGGTTGAGGGGGAATTGCGCGAATCAGAGTATCGTTTC
This genomic window contains:
- a CDS encoding helix-turn-helix domain-containing protein, whose translation is MGSSSRITPGANKTLPLKQPQVGHLIRELRQLAGLTQEQFALRLGVAYATINRWENARVQPSSLALQQIRAVIDELGDSPSPKLREGSRDLLLSYLGIED
- a CDS encoding PAS domain S-box protein, which translates into the protein MEVEDNYLTVGGKMGLLMGKIDWTGTPLGAMESWPGSLRNAVNLSLTSPVAIAILWGPDWVQFYNDAYHQLLQETPQLQLFGQPVRDCWMSHFPAMARAVASVFATGQAQELENQCFECDRCNCAEEVTITLSSSPIFDEQGEVAGIFNIITPTLETPKTLHPEPEPIELMVSSGRSPEPSPEGEQSLRILPFEESVQSATHRISNVLEGIPDGFIALDGNWRFTYVNSEALRLLQRSSDELLGKAFGEELSTEGSHLEWLNAPVLQRSQLQRIRVTEEYFLSESNQWLELSAFPLNEGIGIYIRDISDRKRTQQRQSAQYAIAQVLAEASTWVDAVPAILQALCESLGWQVGTIWMLNPQDNRLHSFQTWHSPGLEELQEFLDLTAQISFAPGVGLPGRIWENRQPAWISDLELDGNFPRAAAAIKAGLRTACGFPILLGDKLLAEIECFSDRLQPLDPDLLDLMVAIGSQIAQFIERKRTEDALRESQELFSHFMSHSPFAAFIKDATGQIIYVNGPLERWLQRPNAEILGKTDFELFPVEVARNLQINDLQVLEQDIPIQFLETIEREDEETCYYMSYKFPFWDSTGQQFLAGVCLDISDRIRAEAAREENERRLSLALSAANAGIWEWDLTTDRWFWSDENYRLLGYEPGDCETTYQNWLQAVHPDDRQTVEASVQTTLNSPSNFNLEYRVLLPNGSVRWLSNIGETLLDENGQIKGMSGIQIDITDRKGTEEALRTSAQRLSLALEAAKMGDCRWEMSSDRMTFSPKAAEILGIVPEADLTWAEIQEMLPEEDRNQVQQAMERAIRDRQDYDIEYRIRRPDGRQRWVAVKGLAEYDANGQVLGILGVMQDISDRKQEEVEKQELLDRVSMKRKLLNAILEQLPAGVVVAEAPSGKILLFNEQIKQISRIPDLIPVDDLNHPSLYEAFYPDGRAYQRQDWPLYRSVYSGEVVRNEEIHFSRGDGTRGIILVNSAPVYDENGTIRAGVVTFSDITDRYLAQEAIRQTEGVYRAIGESLDYGIWICDRQGHHLYASDSFLRLVGMTLEEWKGLGWVQVLEPEAAQQTLADWTAGATTGELWDREQLVRGVDGNWHPILVRGVPVRNQAGEIICWAGINLDISRLKQVEGELRESEYRFRLLADKVPIQIWMQDEQACCHFVNERYREFTGLCQSDITQDWTESLHPDDWADYIREYSLAIANRSEHRSVVRMRRHDGVYRWMEVLGLPRFEGTRFVGYVGCNTDITERKQAEEEREQLLARERSAREESEAANRIKDEFLAVLSHELRSPLNPILGWSRLLRTRQFDNASRDRALETIERNARLLSKLIEDLLDVSRILQGKIALHVGPVELVSTLESALETVQLAASSKEIQIATHFESDIGLVSGDRDRIQQIIWNLLSNAVKFTPTGGRVDVYLERKGPCAEIRVTDTGKGIECEFLPYVFDLFRQQDGKTTRQFGGLGLGLAIVRYLTELHGGTVAVTSPGEGQGATFTICLPLTQDRGTPGDSLECDSVLEPDASPLRGVQILLVDDEADMRELATTILAEAGAQVKVAASAVEAINCLDRHSFDVLVSDLGMPDIDGYMLIQQVRNRPSEQGGAIPAIALTAYAGESNQQKALQAGFQLHLSKPVEPEVLVKAIEQLIPG